The Streptomyces sp. A2-16 sequence CGCGCGTGACCAGGTTGACGGAGATGTCGATGTCCCCGACCCGCTCGGCGTGCGCCTCCACGGCCGCCTCGTCCAGCGCGTCCACGACGGCGACCTCGGCGTTGTCGATGTCGGCGGCCACCGCCTCCAGGGTCTTGCGGGTGCGGCCGACGAGGTGGACCCTCGCGCCCTGCTCGGCGAAGGCGCGGGCGACGGCCCCGCCGATGGATCCGCCGGCGCCGTAGACGATCGCGGTCTTGTCGGTGAGCAGCATGCTGAGCTCCTTGGAAGAGGTGCGTACGTGACCTCCATGCAGACGTACGACCCCGCGGATGCTCATCGGTCGGGGGTCACAGGCGCAGGGGCAGCCCGAACGCGGGGAAGAGGTGCGGCTCGAAGGAGGTGATCTCCGCGATGCGGTCGCCGTGGCCGTCGTCCCCGAAGCGCAGGACGTCCAGGACCTGGGCGCGGTGGACGCCGGTGCCGGGCCTGCGGACGTAGTGCGCCGTGGCTAGCTGGCCGTTGGCACGGGTGGGCAGGCTGCGCCAGTGCCCGAAGAACATCGGGGAGGCGGGATCGAGGCTGACCCGCACGAAGTCGACTACCGCGTCCCGGCCCACGAACCAGAACGGGTTCGGCGGCATGGTGAGGGTGATGTCCTCGGTGAGCAGCGCGCCCATCGCGTCGAAGTCGAGGCGTCCGACGGCGGCCATGTACCGGTCGAGCACGGCCTGTTGACCGTCCGTGGGCACGGTGGGCCGCCAGTCGGCACGCTCCCGGGGCAGGTGCTCGCGCAGGGTGGGCCGGGCCCGCTGAAGTGCGCTGTTGACGGAGGCCACGCTGGTCTCCAGGGCCTCGGCGGTCTCGGCGGCGGTCAGCCCGAGGGCGTCGCGCAGGACCAGTGCGGCCCGTTGGCGCGGGGGCAGGTGCTGGATCGCGGCGAGGAGGACGAGTTCCAGGGTCTCCCGGGAGACGGCGGCGGACTCGGGCTGCTCGTGCTCCTCGGTCAGGGGCATCTCGTCGTCGGGGTAGGGCTGCAACCAGGTGACGCGGACGGGCGGTTCCCCGTCGCCGTGGTTCATCCCCGGCACCGGTTCGTAGCGCTGCGGGCGGCGCGCGGTCCGCCGTAGAAGATCGAGACAGGCGTTGGTGGCGATCCGGTACAGCCAGGTCCGCGCGCTCGCCCGCCCCTGGAAACCGTCCCGCGCCCGCCAGGCCCGCAGGAAGGTCTCCTGAACGAGGTCCTCGGCCTCGTCGTACGACCCCGTCATGCGGTAGCAGTGCACCTGGATCTCACGGCGGTACTGCTCGGTGAGGGTGGCGAAGTCGGTCTCGGTGAGTTGCGTAACGGGGGTGGCCGTTACGGCTCCGGCTGTCACGGGGGTGGCCGTGACGGAATCCCCGGTGTCCTGGGCGGTGTCGCGTGCCGTGCGCGCCACCCGCCTCAACCGCGCGACCGACTCCGACAGTTCGGTGACGGTCGCGTAGAGCGCCGCCGCCGGCCTGGGCGCCAGCCGCCCCGCCTTGCGCCCGATGTCGTCGATGAGCCCCTGCACGGTCAGCCCCTGCGGTTGCCGCCGTTCCCGGTACGCCTTCTGCCGGCAGGCGGCAGAGCAGTACACGGAACCACGACCGGTACGCCCGGCCCGCGCGGCGAGCGCCTTCCCGCACACCGGGCATCCGCCTGCGACCATGTGCGCCTCCGGGAGTTTCGTAACGCGCTGCCGCAGTGACGCTACAACGCCTCGCGGCCTCGGCGCGCCCTCCTACCGGCGCGGCGAGGGCAGGGCCAGGTCCGTCGGGCTCTTCCGGTGGCCCCGCCCGGAGGAACCGAAGGACTGCCGGACGGGCGGCCGCACCCCCGACTGCCCCGCCACCGTCGCCCCGAAGGCGAGCGCCATGCCGGCCAGCTGGACCGGGGTCAGGGTCTGGTCGAGCGCCGCCCAGCCGACGACCGCGGCGGTCAGCGGGGACAGGGGGCCGAGGAAGGTGACCTGGGTGGCGGTGAGGCGGCCGATGCCGCGGAACCAGAGCCAGTACGCCACCGCCGTGTTCGCCAGCGCGAGGTAGAGGTAACCGCCGACCGCGCGGCCGTCCAGGGCGGGCGGGGCGCCCTCGACGAGGAGGGCGAGCGGCGCGATGAGCAGGCCGCCGGCGGTGAGCTGCCAGGCGGTGAGGGCGAGCGGGCCAACACCCTCGGGGCGGCCCCAGCGCTTGGTCAGCACGGTCCCGGCGGACATCGAGGCGGCGGAGGTGAACGCCGCCGCCACGCCGACGGCGTCGAGGGCCCCGGCCGCCTTGAGCACGACCAGGCTGACACCGAACGCGGCCACCACACCGGTGAGCACGCTCCGCGCGGTGGGCCGCTGCCCCAGCAGCACCGCCGACAGCCCGACGACGATCAGCGGCCCCACCGATCCGACCACGGCGGCCATCCCGCCCGGCAGCCGGTACGCCGACAGGAACAGCAAGGGGAAGAACGCCCCGATGTTCAGCGCCCCGAGCACCGTCGCCTTCCCCCACCAGACCCCGCGCGGCAGCACCCGGGCCAGGGCCAGCAGCACCAGCCCGGCGGGCAGCGCCCGCATCATTCCGGTGAACAGGGGCCGGTCGGGCGGGAGGAACTCGGTGGTGACGGCGTAGGTGGTGCCCCAGGAGACGGGGGCGAGGGCGGTGAGGAGGATGACGGCGGGGCGGTTCATGGCGGGCCCTTCATGATTAGCTCGACAGAAAGTAGCTTACTCCTAAGCTACTTTCCCGCAAGCCACTTTCTTGCGGGCAACCCTGCACCCACGGATACTCGACCCATGAGTGCACAGCGCAAGGACGCCGTCGACGCGATCATCGACCAGTGGGCGGCCGCGCGACCCGACCTCGACACCGGGCCCATGGAGGTCTTCGGGCGGATCTACCGCCTGGCCCGCATCATGGGCGACCGCACGGAGAAGGCGTACGCCCCCTACGGCATCTCCCGCGGCGAGTTCGACGTCCTCGCCACTCTGCGGCGGGCCGGCGAGCCGTACACCCTCTCCCCCCGTCGGCTCTCCTCGACGCTGATGCTCACGACGGGCGGCATGACGGGCCGCCTGGACAGACTGGAACGCGCCGCCCTCCTCCGCCGCTCCCCTGACCCCCACGACCGCCGGGGCCTCCAAGTGACCCTGACGGAGAAGGGGTTGGCCCTGATCGACGAGGCAGTGGAAGCGGGCCTGGCAGCCCAGACGGAGGCCCTCTCCGCCCTCGACGAGGAGAAGGCCGACCAACTGGCCTCCCTGCTCAGGGAGTTGCTCGAGGGGACCCAGAACTCACCGGAGTGAACCCGTGAACCGGGCCTTCCGCGGCCCCTTACCGAGAGCCGTCCCCGGGCTTCACCCGACATGCCTCGCGAGCGCCGCCTCGATCTCCCGCCCGGTCGCTCCCTCCGCCGCCCACGCCGCATAGCCGTCGGGCCGCACCAGCACGGTCGTACGCCGTTCGCTCGCCCAGCGCTCCACGGCGAGGCGGTCCTTGCGGGTGGCGTGGTCGTCGTGGGGCTCGGGGGTGATCAGGACGAACCTGCCGCCGCGCAGGGACTCGTGAAGGCGACCGCCGCCGGCGAGGGCCACGTCCGGGACGCGGGTGCCGGTCAAGGGGTGGGCGCCGCGGGGGACGGGGTACCGGTAGCCGATTCCGGTGAGCCGGCCGAGCATCCTGCGGCGGGCCGGGGCGACTCGGCCGAGGACCGCCGTCAGGGCCGCGCGCAGGGCCAGTTCCCAGGGGCGCTCGGCCATCGCGAGGCGGACGATGCCCCCGCTGCTGCGCAGGACCGCCCTGCCGACCGGGTGGCGTTCGGCCTCGTAGGTGTCGAGGAGTCCCGGCGCCGCGTGGCCGCCCACCACCTGGGCCAGCTTCCAGCTCAGGTTCGCCGCGTCCTGGAGGCCGGTGTTCATGCCCTGGCCGCCCGCCGGGGTGTGGACATGGGCGGCGTCGCCGGCCAGGAAGACGCGGCCCACCCGGTAGGCGGGGGCCTGGCGTTCGTCGCTGTGGAAGCGGGACATCCAGCGGGCGTCGTGCATCCCGAAGTCGCGGCCTAGCGCGAGCCGGGTGACCTCCCTGATCTCGTCGAGGTCGAGGGGCGCGCTGTCGGGGACGTCGTGGGCGCGGTTCCAGGCGATCACACGGTGGTAGCCGTCGCCGAAGGGCGCGATGAAGGCGAAGGCGTCACCCACGGTGTTGACGGTGAGCAGGGTCTCGGGCTGCTCGGCCAGGCGGACGTCCGCCAGCACCACGGAGCGGATGACCGAGCGGCCGGGGAAGGGCAGGCCGATCGCGTCGCGCACGGCGCTGCGCATGCCGTCGGCACCCACGACGTACGCGGCCCGCAGGGACCGAGTGCCTCCGTCGGGGTCCCTGACCTCGACCGTCACGCCGTCCTCGTCCTGGGAGAGGCCCGTCACCTCGGTCTCGTACCGGAAGGCGACGCCCGCCTCCACCGCCCGTCGCTCCAGTGCTTTCTCGACCTCGTACTGCGGGAGGACGAGGAGGTGGTTGAACCGGGAGGGGAGGTCCGCGAGGTCGATGGTCAGGCTGCCGAACAGGCGCAGTTTGTCGAGGCGCTGCCCGAGCGCCTCCAGTCCGTCGGCGAGACCGCGGGAGTCGAGCTGTTCGAGGGTGCGGGCGTGCAGGACGAAGGCGCGGGAGAGGTTGCTGATCCCGTGCGGGCGCTTCTCCACGACCGTCACGGGGACGCCCGCGGTGGCCAGGTCACCGGCCAGAAGGAGGCCGGTGGGGCCTGAGCCGACGACGATCACGGGGGTGCCGTTCATGAGGACCTCCTGTGGCCAACACTTGTTTGCCAACGCTTGTTGACGAAGGTAGCGGCGGCCAGGAGGCGAGTCAACAGTTGTTGGCCTACAAGCGTTGGCATACGCTTGCAGGCATGGACGAGAACCCCCGCCGCCGCTCCGACGTCACCCGTACCGCGATCCTCACCGCCGCCCGCGAGCGTTTCGCCGCCGACGGCTACGAGCGGGCCACCATCCGCGCCATCGCCAAGGACGCGCGCATCGATCCGTCCATGGTGATGCGCTACTACGGCAACAAGGAGGGCCTCTTCGCGGCGGCCGTCTCGGTCGAACTGGGACTGTTCGAGGCCGCCGCGCTGCCCCGGGAGGACATCGGCCGGGCGCTCGTGACGCGCTTCCTCGACCTGTGGGAGGAGAACGAGGTGCTCACCGCCCTGCTGCGGGTCGGCGCGACCAATCAGGCGGGGGCGGAGCGGATGCAGGACATCTTCCGGGAGCAGGTGATGCCGGTCGCCCTACGGGTGTGTCCGGACCCGGAACAGGCCCCCGCGCGGGCCGCGCTGACCGCCACGCAGTTGCTGGGGCTCGCGCTGACCCGTTACGTGCTGCGGTTCGCGCCGACCGTGGCGCTGACGCGCGAGGAGATCGTGGCGTGGCTGGCGCCCACGGTGCAGCGGTATCTCACCGCACCGAGCCCCTGAGGACGCGCGGCGGGGCCCCTGAGAACGCACGAGGGCGCCGGCCTCGCCCCCGTACGGCCGGTGCGCGTACGGAGGGCGGGGTCGGCGCCCCGGAAAGGTGGGGTCAGGCCTTCGAGCCGGCCTTGGCCTCGGCCTCGGCGGGCTTGGTCTTGATGTTGCGGCTGGTCACCCGGTGCTCTTCCTTGGACTTGTCCAGGACCATCACCAGGCCGGCGATGACCCCGAACAGCACGAGCGGGGCCACGACGAAGAGGCCCAGCGTCTCGATGACGCTCAGGCCCGTGCCGGGGTCGTCGCCGTCGTCACGGGTCAGCGCGGAGGCGGGGGACGACATGAGCAGCATCATCAGCGTCGTACCGGCCACCAGGGCGCCGGCGCGCAGGGCGTTCTTCTTGTCCACGGAGTCAAAGTATCCAACCGTGGTTCGGGCCGCGCGTCCGGGGTGCCGTATGAGGCGCCCGGGTGTCGGGGCACCCGCCCGTACGGCACCCGCGCGCACACGCGGGATCCTGCGGGCACCACCCCCTACGGCGCCCGCAGCACCTCCACCAGCGCGTGCAGCCGGGCCGACGCAGCCAGGTCCTCCAGGGTCACCGCCCGCCCCTCCCCGTCCGCGATCGGCAGCCGCCAGTTCGGGTACTGGTCCCACGTCCCCGGCAGGTTCTGCGGCCGGCGGTCGCCCACCGCGTCCGGCAGCCAGACGCCCACCATCCGCGCCGGAGTGTGCAGCAGGAACCGGTGGACGGCCTGGATCTGCGCCTCCTGCGAGGACGGGTCGCCGCCTGCCGTGCCGTGCAGCAGACCCAGGCGGGCCAGGAGCTCCAGCCACTCCCCCGTGTCCGCGGCGGCCTCCGCCCGCTCCTCGGACAGCGGCCGGGTCAACAGGCCCAGGCTGTCCCTCAGTTCGACGTGTTCGCCGGTGAGCCGGGAAGCGGTCGGCGGCAGGTCGTGCGTGGTCGCGGTCGCCAGGCAGTCCGCCCGCCACCGCTCCGGCGCGAGCGGACGCCCGTCGCCCTCCCAGTCCCGCTCGAACCACAGCACCGAGGTGCCGAGCACACCGCGCTCGCGCAGCGCCTCCCGCACACCGGGTTCGACGGTGCCGAGGTCCTCGCCGATCACCACCGCCCCGGCCCGCGAGGCCTCCAGGACGAGCACGGCGAGCATCGCCTCCGCGTCGTAGCGGACGTAGGTGCCCTCCGTCGGCGGATGCCCCTGCGGGACCCACCACAGCCGGAACAGGCCCATGACGTGGTCGATGCGCAGCGCGCCGGCGTACCGGAAGAGGGCGCGCAGCAGCTGCCGGTACGGCGCGTAGCCGGACTCCGCCAGCCGGTCCGGGCGCCACGGCGGCAGGCCCCAGTCCTGGCCGCGGGCGTTGAAGGCGTCCGGAGGCGCTCCCACGGACATCCCGGCCGCGAAGTACGCCTGCTGGGCCCACGCGTCCGCGCCCTCGGGGTGCACGCCCACCGCGAGGTCGTGGACGACGCCCACCGGCATCCCCGCCTCCCGCGCGGCCCGCTGGGCGGCACCGAGCTGGCTCTCGGTGAGCCAGGCGAGACGGCAGTGGAAGTCGACGCGGTCCATCAGCTCGCGGCGGGCGCGGGCCGTTTCGGCGGATCGCGGGTCGCGCAGGCCGGCCGGCCAGCCGCGCCAGTCGGAGCCGTGCACCTCGGCCAGCGCGCACCAGGTCGCGTGGTCCTCCAGCGCCTGGCCGCCCTCGGCGAGATAGTCGGCGTAGGCGGCGCGACGGCCGGGTCCGAGGGGGACCTCGCGGACGAGTTCGAGCGCCTCCCGCTTCAGCTCCCACACCGCGTCCCGGTCGATCAACGCGCCCTTCTCCAGCACGGCTTCACGCAGCCGCTCGGCCCGCTCGCACAGGGTCCGCAGCCGGTCGGGGTCCGTGACCTGGGTGCACTCGGGGATGTCCTCGATCCTCAGGTGGACGGGGTCGGGGAAGCGGCGCGAGGACGGGCGGTAGGGGGACGGGTCGGTGGGGGCGCCGGGCACGGCCGCGTGCAGCGGGTTGACCTGGACGAAGCCGGCGCCGAGGGCACGCCCCGCCCAGGCGGTCAGTTCGGCGAGGTCACCGAGGTCGCCCATGCCCCAGGAGCGGTGCGAGAGCAGGGAGTAGAGCTGGACGAGGAGTCCGTACGACCGCCTCGGCGGGGCCGGCAGCCGCGGCGGGGCCACGATCAGGTGGGCCTGGGCGGTGCGGCCGTCGGGGGCGGTGGCGGTCAGCCGGTGGACGCCGGGCGGGAGTTGGTCGGCGGCGGCGCGCAGCTCGCCCTGTTCGGTCGCGATGCGCAGCCGGGTGCCCTCGGGCAGGCCGGCGAGGAAGGCGGGCGGGCTGCCGCTCCAGCAGACCACCGTCGGCGGCAGCAGGCGCTCGCTCAGTTCGCGTTCGCGGGCCGCGAGGGCGGCGGCCGGGTCGCCCGCCTCGACGCCGAGGGCGGCCAGGGCCAGCGTGACGGCGGTGGCGGAGGCGGCGACCGTACGGTCCGGGGAGGGGCGGTAGGAGGTGGCGATGCCGTACGACTCGGCGAGCCGGGACAGCTCCGGACCGGGGGGCACCGCCATCTAGGGCTCCAGGTACGCGTCGGACTCGCTGGTCAGGGGGGCGGCGTCGGCGAGCGGCGGCTCGCTGGTGAGGGGCTCGGCGTCGGGCAGGGGCGGTTCGCTGGTGAGCGGGGTCTCGGTGCAGGCGCCTTCGGCGCTGAAGACACAGAAGTGTTCAGCGGGCGCCTCGGGTTTGGACAGGGCCGGGAGCAGAACGGGTGCCGATGCGGCCACGGGGGCCTCCTTGTCGAGTACGACGACGGGGGTTACCGCAGCCCTACCCAGTGCACGCGACGGCAGACGTGCGGGAGGGGAGAACGTGCTGTTCGTCATGTTCCGGGTCGCCGCCGCCCCCGTCCACCGAATGTCGTCCGACCACTCGCCGGCGCTCACTATTCACTGAGTACATATACGTGGTGCATACTGATCGCCATGAGCACCCGTCACATCCTGCTGGGGCTGCTCGCCGGAGGACCGAGCCATGGCTACGACCTCAAGCGACGCCACGACGACCGCTTCCCCGAGGCCCGCCCGCTGGCCTACGGGCAGGTCTACACGACCCTTCAGCGCCTGGTCAGGGACGGTCTCGCCGAGGTCGACGGCACGGACTCGGACGGCGGTCCCGAGCGCACGAGGTACCGCTCGACCGAGGCCGGGGCACGTGAACTGGCCGAGTGGGCCGGCCAGGTCGCCCCGCCCGCGCCCTTCGTGACCAACGAGATCTTCGCCAAGGTCGTCGTCTCGATCCTGTCGGGCGGCGACGCGGAGGCCTATCTCCGGGCCCAGCGCGCCGCCCACATGGCGCGGATGCGGGAGCTCACGGCGGTCAAGACCGCCGGCGGGGCCGACCTCGCGACCGTGCTCTCGGCGGACTACGCCCTCAACCACCTCGACGCCGACCTCCGCTGGATGACCACCACGGCGGCCCGGCTCACCACTTTGACCGCGGAGGTCGACTCGGCATGAGCACCAGGGGGAACACACCGATGCCACTTCTCGAGGGGCGCGGCCTCGGCAAGACCTACGGCAGGACCGAGGCCCTGCGGGGCGCCTCGCTGCGACTGGACGCGGGAGAGATCCTGGCCGTCACCGGCACCAGCGGCAGCGGGAAGTCGACGCTGCTGCACTGCCTGGCCGGGATCGTCCGCCCCGACACCGGCTCGGTGTCCTACGGCGGCGAGCGCCTCGACGCGATGGCCGACAAGCGGCTGAGCGAACTGCGCCGCACCGAGTTCGGCGTGGTCTTCCAGTTCGGCCAGCTGATCCCGGAGCTGACCGCGCTCGACAACGTGGCGCTGCCGCTGCTGCTCGCGGGCACCTCCCGCACGGACGCCCACGCGCGGGCCGGTGAGTGGCTGGAGCGGTTCGGCGTGCGCGGCCAGGCGGATCTGCGCCCCGGCGAGATGAGCGGCGGCCAGGCCCAGCGGACCGCGCTGGCCCGGGCCCTGATCACCGGCCCGAAGGCCGTCTTCGCGGACGAGCCGACCGGCGCGCTGGACTCCCTGGCGAGCGAGCAGGTCATGACGGCCCTGGTCCACGCGGCCCGCGAGTCCGGCACGGCGATCCTGCTGATCACCCACGACGCCCAGATGGCGGCCTACGCCGACCGTGAGGTCCGGATGACGGACGGCGCCGTGGTCCCGGCGGAGGTGACGGCATGAGCACCGGACGCACGGCACGCACCGCAAGCCTTCTGCTCGCCGATCTCCGGATGGCCTGGCTGCTCACCCGCGGTTCCGACCGGCGGGAGTGGTGGCGGGTGGGTCTCACGGCCGTGGGCGCGGCGCTCGCGACCGGGTTCGCGCTGGCCGCCGTGTGTCTCGCCGCGCTCCGGGGGCAGTACGCCATCTCTTTCGGCGCGGGCCTGCTCGACCAGCCGGGCACCCGCTCCGGCGTGGTCGTCGCCCTGCTGCTCCTGCTGGTGCCGGTCCTCGGTTTCCTCGGTCAGTGCGCCCGGATCGGCGCCGTGCACCGCGACCGGCGGCTCGCGGGGCTGCGGCTGGCGGGCGCGTCGTCCGCGCAGGTGCGGCGGATCTCCGCGCTGGAGACGGGCCTGGCCTGTCTGCTCGGCTCGGCGCTCGCGACGGCCGGCGCGGTGGTGGTGATCCTGAGCCGGTGGCAGAGCC is a genomic window containing:
- a CDS encoding sigma-70 family RNA polymerase sigma factor, giving the protein MVAGGCPVCGKALAARAGRTGRGSVYCSAACRQKAYRERRQPQGLTVQGLIDDIGRKAGRLAPRPAAALYATVTELSESVARLRRVARTARDTAQDTGDSVTATPVTAGAVTATPVTQLTETDFATLTEQYRREIQVHCYRMTGSYDEAEDLVQETFLRAWRARDGFQGRASARTWLYRIATNACLDLLRRTARRPQRYEPVPGMNHGDGEPPVRVTWLQPYPDDEMPLTEEHEQPESAAVSRETLELVLLAAIQHLPPRQRAALVLRDALGLTAAETAEALETSVASVNSALQRARPTLREHLPRERADWRPTVPTDGQQAVLDRYMAAVGRLDFDAMGALLTEDITLTMPPNPFWFVGRDAVVDFVRVSLDPASPMFFGHWRSLPTRANGQLATAHYVRRPGTGVHRAQVLDVLRFGDDGHGDRIAEITSFEPHLFPAFGLPLRL
- a CDS encoding EamA family transporter → MNRPAVILLTALAPVSWGTTYAVTTEFLPPDRPLFTGMMRALPAGLVLLALARVLPRGVWWGKATVLGALNIGAFFPLLFLSAYRLPGGMAAVVGSVGPLIVVGLSAVLLGQRPTARSVLTGVVAAFGVSLVVLKAAGALDAVGVAAAFTSAASMSAGTVLTKRWGRPEGVGPLALTAWQLTAGGLLIAPLALLVEGAPPALDGRAVGGYLYLALANTAVAYWLWFRGIGRLTATQVTFLGPLSPLTAAVVGWAALDQTLTPVQLAGMALAFGATVAGQSGVRPPVRQSFGSSGRGHRKSPTDLALPSPRR
- a CDS encoding MarR family transcriptional regulator produces the protein MSAQRKDAVDAIIDQWAAARPDLDTGPMEVFGRIYRLARIMGDRTEKAYAPYGISRGEFDVLATLRRAGEPYTLSPRRLSSTLMLTTGGMTGRLDRLERAALLRRSPDPHDRRGLQVTLTEKGLALIDEAVEAGLAAQTEALSALDEEKADQLASLLRELLEGTQNSPE
- a CDS encoding FAD-dependent monooxygenase, coding for MNGTPVIVVGSGPTGLLLAGDLATAGVPVTVVEKRPHGISNLSRAFVLHARTLEQLDSRGLADGLEALGQRLDKLRLFGSLTIDLADLPSRFNHLLVLPQYEVEKALERRAVEAGVAFRYETEVTGLSQDEDGVTVEVRDPDGGTRSLRAAYVVGADGMRSAVRDAIGLPFPGRSVIRSVVLADVRLAEQPETLLTVNTVGDAFAFIAPFGDGYHRVIAWNRAHDVPDSAPLDLDEIREVTRLALGRDFGMHDARWMSRFHSDERQAPAYRVGRVFLAGDAAHVHTPAGGQGMNTGLQDAANLSWKLAQVVGGHAAPGLLDTYEAERHPVGRAVLRSSGGIVRLAMAERPWELALRAALTAVLGRVAPARRRMLGRLTGIGYRYPVPRGAHPLTGTRVPDVALAGGGRLHESLRGGRFVLITPEPHDDHATRKDRLAVERWASERRTTVLVRPDGYAAWAAEGATGREIEAALARHVG
- a CDS encoding TetR family transcriptional regulator; protein product: MDENPRRRSDVTRTAILTAARERFAADGYERATIRAIAKDARIDPSMVMRYYGNKEGLFAAAVSVELGLFEAAALPREDIGRALVTRFLDLWEENEVLTALLRVGATNQAGAERMQDIFREQVMPVALRVCPDPEQAPARAALTATQLLGLALTRYVLRFAPTVALTREEIVAWLAPTVQRYLTAPSP
- the malQ gene encoding 4-alpha-glucanotransferase, giving the protein MAVPPGPELSRLAESYGIATSYRPSPDRTVAASATAVTLALAALGVEAGDPAAALAARERELSERLLPPTVVCWSGSPPAFLAGLPEGTRLRIATEQGELRAAADQLPPGVHRLTATAPDGRTAQAHLIVAPPRLPAPPRRSYGLLVQLYSLLSHRSWGMGDLGDLAELTAWAGRALGAGFVQVNPLHAAVPGAPTDPSPYRPSSRRFPDPVHLRIEDIPECTQVTDPDRLRTLCERAERLREAVLEKGALIDRDAVWELKREALELVREVPLGPGRRAAYADYLAEGGQALEDHATWCALAEVHGSDWRGWPAGLRDPRSAETARARRELMDRVDFHCRLAWLTESQLGAAQRAAREAGMPVGVVHDLAVGVHPEGADAWAQQAYFAAGMSVGAPPDAFNARGQDWGLPPWRPDRLAESGYAPYRQLLRALFRYAGALRIDHVMGLFRLWWVPQGHPPTEGTYVRYDAEAMLAVLVLEASRAGAVVIGEDLGTVEPGVREALRERGVLGTSVLWFERDWEGDGRPLAPERWRADCLATATTHDLPPTASRLTGEHVELRDSLGLLTRPLSEERAEAAADTGEWLELLARLGLLHGTAGGDPSSQEAQIQAVHRFLLHTPARMVGVWLPDAVGDRRPQNLPGTWDQYPNWRLPIADGEGRAVTLEDLAASARLHALVEVLRAP
- a CDS encoding PadR family transcriptional regulator, producing MSTRHILLGLLAGGPSHGYDLKRRHDDRFPEARPLAYGQVYTTLQRLVRDGLAEVDGTDSDGGPERTRYRSTEAGARELAEWAGQVAPPAPFVTNEIFAKVVVSILSGGDAEAYLRAQRAAHMARMRELTAVKTAGGADLATVLSADYALNHLDADLRWMTTTAARLTTLTAEVDSA
- a CDS encoding ABC transporter ATP-binding protein, whose translation is MSTRGNTPMPLLEGRGLGKTYGRTEALRGASLRLDAGEILAVTGTSGSGKSTLLHCLAGIVRPDTGSVSYGGERLDAMADKRLSELRRTEFGVVFQFGQLIPELTALDNVALPLLLAGTSRTDAHARAGEWLERFGVRGQADLRPGEMSGGQAQRTALARALITGPKAVFADEPTGALDSLASEQVMTALVHAARESGTAILLITHDAQMAAYADREVRMTDGAVVPAEVTA